Genomic DNA from Urocitellus parryii isolate mUroPar1 chromosome 5, mUroPar1.hap1, whole genome shotgun sequence:
GTGGCCCACTCGGGCCCCACGGGGGGCTGTCCCCTGCCCACACTCACCCTAGAAAAGGGAGCCTGACCACACAGTGCCGGCCCGGGCAGAGGGGAGTCCCGACCCCACACCCCTAAGGACACTCGGAAGAGGGCACCGGACTCCACGAAAGCTGTCCTGCGGCGCCACCTAGTGGTGCGCCGGTGGGAATGGCGTCCAGCACCGCCGCCTCCGTCAGTTCCTTTCCCCGCCACGCGGCGGCAGCGCCTCTGCCTACCACCGGCTGAGCGCCTGGCTGACCGGTGGACACGCTGGGATCCACCCAGCCCCAGGGACATTGGAACACGGAGAATCCCCCACCTGGGGACCACGTGCTGACTGGCCCACATCTGAAGGAGACAACTTGTTCCTTCATCCTGCGGAGCTCTGCTCCTGGGCATATCCCATGTCCCCACCTCCTGGACATCGCTACCTCCTGGACATCTCCACCGGCTGCTCTCTGTCATTCCAAACCCACCCTTTCTCCATCCTGTCCTTTATGAGGCACTAACTATATGCGGAGCACTGCTCCGGGGACTGGGGATAAGATACTAAAACCATTCTCACCCTCCTGGAGCTGAGGGCGCGGATGGGGAAACAGTAAACAGCAAGTACACACAAGGAAACAGTCTGGTTACTTAGAAGCAGGAAAGAGACACCTGTCAGACCACACGGCTGGGTTCCAGGGCCCCCAGGGTCCTTAGGACAAAATTAAAGAGCTCCGCCCCTGAGACCACTGGGCCCTCAGGTCATCTCTTCCTCTCCCATGGGCCACTGCTGTGTCTCCCATCCTCCATCACCGTACTCGGTcagctcctcctcatcctccaagGGCTTTCCTGTCTCTGTGGCTTGACAGGCCCCACCCAGAACCACAGCGCTGCTCCCCTGGACCGCTCGCTGGTGCAGGAGCGTCCAAATCAATCTGACTCGATGCCCAATCATGGCACCACTGGTATGACCTCACTGGGTTCTTTGGCTTCGATTTCCTATTCTATAAAGTGGGGAAAGCAGTTCCTACCTCAGGGTTGGGGACGTGCAGAGCAGGACCCTGACCCTGGATGCACGTGCTGTTATTGAGGTGGCCTCCCTGGGGGCTAGCTGAAGGTTGGACCATGAGGTCTACCGGGGAGACTGGCTGAGGAGGCTCAGTGCCCCACACTATGTGCCACGTATACAGAAGGCCCTCAGAACATGTTTGCTCGGTGAATTTAGTCGTTCCTTTTGGTTTGCCACTCACTTACGGAGTGGTTCTGCGCCGTCGCCTGTGCCAGCGCGGGGCAGGGGCTGCCGGGGGAGCCCTGGACCAGCAGGCTCTTACTCACAGGAAGGCGTTCTCAAAGTGTGGGGTCTAAGAAGCCCTTTACCCTCTTAAAAACTTAATATCTACTGACATTTAACACAATAGAAactaaaactgagaaaatatcttaaatgtgaaagaccccagcccaacaacgtcaggcctagttgcaaaaccaccgaggcatgtcacaaacctacgcaggcaccagaggtgtttttcagataattagttaggtCCCAAGGCACGCCTGAATAAGCAGGAACAAGAGGACCAGAGTGCAAACATgtagcttttatgtttttttccagtaacataaagtgaaaaacaactttgccctttaggtagcctatatgctgggtttaaaattaactactAAGAAACCTATTGCTTCCCCCGCGTGAAGACTGCCtttttaccctataaaaatctctgtatccccaagcccggtgtgccagctcaccaaagctccggctgaggttctgctgggcacccgcaggcgcctgtgtcccaataaacagacctcttgctttttgcagccagtgtttcgtgtgattctccttggacagggaaacgggggtcttttcaaatgtttattaattcactttacagaagaaaaaacttattggtaacaaatattttatgaaaaagtatattttttcaaaacaaaaatacactttCCGCATGTTTGCAAAGGTCTTTACTGTCTGGCTTAACAGAGGACACAAACTCCCTTGGTGTAAGTTGCTTAGATAGAAGCACCTGAAACCAAATGCGGCCTCACGATGTCCTTTCCTAAAACTAGAGAATGCAACGCTCGGCCCCGCGCCACGCCTCGCCAGCCCAGGAGAATAATTGACCAACCAAGCTCGAGTACTGCAGGCGACTTCCGGGAGAAGGCGTGGTTTGGCTAGCAAGGAGCCTGTTGGATTAGGATTGGACAACAAATGTGTCCTTCCTCGCCTTGACCCGCTCCCAGTTCCGGCCCTCCTTCCGTGCCCGAGTGCACCTTTAACGCATGCGTCGTGTGGAAGGTGGGGACTTCCGCCGCCCACTCCGGAACCCTCTGTTCTAGCGCGGGTTTCCGCGGAGACAAATAAAGCCATCAGCGCGGAAGTAGCGTGGGCCGGGTCAGGCGCAGTCATGTCGGCCGCGTTGCTGCGAAGGGGTCTCGAGCTGCTGGCGGAATCCGAGGGTGAGGAGGGATTTCCTGGGGGCGTCCGGCGCGGGCTGGAGGACGGTGGGAGCCGCATGCAGAAGCCCCGGGGTAAGGAATGACCCGGGCCGACTCAGCCACGGCGTGATGGCAGCAGCACCACCAAAGTCTCTCTTCCCTACAGCCTCCCGGGCCGCGCCAAGCCAGGCCAAGCCGAGCGGAGCTCAGCTGAAGCGGGCTCGGAAGGCGAAGGCGAGCCAGGCCCAGAAACTGCGAAACTCAGCCAAGGGAAAGGTGCCCAAATCGGCGCTGGGTGAGTTGCGGGAGGGTCTGGACGTGCTGCCCCAGGTTTGGGGACGGcgccctggaggaggtggcactTGAGGCAGGACTTGATACGTTCCTTGGATATGGCGCAGCGGGGCCCTGGACGTGCGGGAGGAGGAAACACGTAGTAAGGGCCCTCCTGGACCGCGGCCCTGGCGGGGATGTAAAAGACAAAGGTGCTCTGAGAGGGGTTTGGAATAAAGGCCAAGTCAGCCTCCTTTAGGCTGAGAGCAGGTGGCGGCGTGAGAGTGAGAGTGGCCAAGTGAAAGGAAAAGACTAGTCTAGGAAGAATAGCTTGTGTAGAGGTCCTGAGTGAGAAAGGAGCTTGTGGCCTTTGAAACATGTAGTGAACAAGGATTAAGATGGAGCACTTAACAGTTGAATACCTCCAGGTGCTGTTCTAAGCCCTATGCAAATTGTAACTCGTTTGATCCCCATACCAACCCGGTGATGTTGGCACAGCtatcacccccattttacagatgcaaaAAGAAATACCTGACCAGATGGAACATATGGACACTAGGCAGTGTGTCTCCAgagtcctgcttttttttttttttaaagatagactttattcagagagagagagaatttttcaatatttattttttagttctcagcggacacaacatctttattttatttttatgtggtgctgaggatcgaacccagcgccctgcgcatgccaggcgaacagcgttaccgcttgagccacatccccagcccccagagtccTGCTCTTTAGCTTCATTCAAGTGGGAGTTGCTGTGCTTAATGCAGTGCTGATAGCAGCAGAGATAACAGAGAATTGTGCAGTTGCAAGGTATTGAGGAGGGAGCATCATGGGCTGGAGTGGTGATTTGACTGTGAAGAGGGATCCCAGTTTATAGAAGAACTCTTAGGAATGGTGCTGCTGTTAACAGAATAGAAAGCCTTGGGGAGGAGCAGGTGTGGGCAGGATGGGAAACACTGTTGGGTGTCTTTGAATCCACAGGGCTTGGTGCATAAGAAGTGTTTATGTATTTGCTAGAGTTAGAAATGACAAGGAGGAAACAGCAGGAGCAAAGATGTGGAAGCAGGGAAGTGGGACAGACTGGAGCACCAGTGAAATGTGCTGTGCCACAGGAGCTTAGTCCCCAAGAGGCCATTCCTGCCCATTCAGCCCTTTTCTTCACCACTCTGTCACTGGGGTTCCTTTTTGCTGTCTCCCTTGCTGGACTGGGAGTTCCTCACACCAGACTTCCGTTGGGCTTGTGTGTGGCCCTGATGTCCAGCCCAAGGGTGGGCACATAATTGATGGGTATAAGGAACAGCAAGCCTTGGCAGCCACCCCACAAAATACCTCTGTGGCTGCTCGTTGGTCTAGGACGCCTCACCTCTTGTCTGGATTATTGCCAGAGCCTCCTTGCTGGTCTCTACCTTCCACCCACTACTCTCCTAGTAGTCTCATTCTAATCAGCACCAAGGGGATCTCAAGTGATCCTCAAGCCTTGTTTCCCCTTTACCTCACCCTTCCATGTCTCCTGATGTTCTCCATAAGAGCCCTGAGTTTTCAGTGTTTGAACTGGTTGCTCCCTCTACCCAGACATGTGCCCTTCCCCAAACGTCCACAACTCTTGTCTTTTGGGTCTTTGTTCTTGTGTCATTCAGTGAAATTTGCTTCTTAGACCTTCCTATATTGAAATTGCAGCCCTCTACCCCTGGCTCTTTTCTATCTCCTATTTTTCTCTATAAAGTGAATCAGTCTCAAAACTATTGTTTACCTGGTTTCCCATCTTTTCCCACTTACTACAGTATAAGTTGTATGAGGGCAAGCGTTTTTGCTGTTTCTTGCTGTGTGCCCAACACCCAAATCAGAGCCTGACACAGTTGTGCTAGGGACATATTTGTTGAAAGAGTCAGGACCAACTGGGAACCCCAGGGGCCTACAGGTGAGGGTTTAGTAGGACCTACCTGTGTGGAAAACAGATTTGGTCAGGAAGTGCCCAGACTGTTGCAGTTATCCAGGATGGGCCTTTGGCAGGGCCAGGGACCCAGGAGACTTCCAGAGAGTAATTCTAAAACGAGGGTCCTTGCTTGCCACCCACAGCTGAGTACCAGAAGCGAGAGTGTCAAAACCATCTCAGAACAAACCTGAAGTTTATGACCAGCAAGAGAAGCACGGTAGAGGAGTCTGTGACCCAACAGGTTTGTCCTGGAGAGTGATGGCTGAGGCCTTTCCTCAGAATGCATGGTATCTCTGCCCTGAGTACAGGGTGGAAGTTGGGCTAACCCATGAAGGTCAGCAGAGTGGTTGGGGAGAGGATGGTCCAGCCCTACCTTGAGCCATACTCCCCTGTGACCTTGTGGGCCTTGGTCTGCTTTTCTGAAAATAGAAGCAGTTTGCCCTCACTTTGTACACTCCCTAGATTCTGCGCCAAAACCGGGGCCGCAAGGCCTGTGACCGGCCTGTGGCCAAGACTAAGAAGAAGAAGGTAGCCGAGGGTACTGTGTTCACTGAGGAAGACTTCCAGAAGTTCCAACAAGAATACTTTGGCAGCTAGGCTTCCTGGAGGGACCCATGGGAGAGGCACTTGGGCCCATCTTCCTAGGACTTCCCTGCCTCTGCTGGCCTTGGGACTCAGCCAAGCCAGGCATAGCCAGCAGATGATGCACGACCAGCCTGGTTCAAGGAAGCCCCATAGCCGGAAGCACTGGAAGATAGGAATGGAGCTAATGAGCTAGAAGCCTTGGAGCAGATTTATACTCAAACTGGAGCTGACCTTTGCAGGCTTGGTTGTTGAAAGAGTCATGAGGGGCCATTTGCACCTGCCAGAAAAGAACACTTCTTTTTGCTTTGCCCAGGTAAGGCCTCTGGGCTGTTTGTTGGTAATGGGCCCTTAGGGATTGCGCTCCAGGAACATGAAGGTGGCTGCTCGATGGGCTTCTGGGCCCTAATAAACATGACCTGAGCTATGTGCTTCTGATCTTTTATGGGGTGTCTTCCATCTCCTCTGGAACTCCCCCCTGCATGGATCTAGGAGCTCCATGTCAGAATTCTTCCAGTCCAGGCCTAGGGCAGATGGCCATCCAGGGAGCTGTTTGCCCAGCTCCTCCCTAGAGGTGTGCTGCTGTTATTTTTGAGGCAAAAATAACATTTGCAGCTGCTGGGAGCTTTGTTCCAGGCAAGAAGGCAAGTCTGGGGAGGACAGAAGTGCAGCTGCCTCAGCTACCCCCAGGAGGCTGGGCTCTGCTATGGGCACCAGTAGGTGGTTTCTGCCAGttcccccacagcacccaggttTCCTGCTCTGGTATGAAGCCCACTGGATCCTTCCTGTGTCACATAGGGTAAGGCAGTTTCCCGGCATTGGGAGGCATTGGGAGTAGTCCGGAAGAAGCAGTGTCTTACTCTGATCTGCCTGAGCAGGTTGTACTTGAGCCACACCACCACAGGAGGGCAGACTGGGCCCTTTCCAGCAGGCAGTGACAGGACAGGTAGGGGATAGGTAGTGTGGAATGAATGGTGCAACTTAGCAGAGGCACACAGTGGCCCCATGGAGGACTAGGGGCCTCTAACAACCACCCCTCCCCTAACCTGAGAACTCCCAAGGTTTCTGTGGGTCCTTTGAGGTTGGGTAGGTCAGAGGTGGGAATGACAATCTGCCAAAACGTTGGCAGGCCCCCTGAAGAAAGCagagggctggagctgtagctcagtggcagagaacttgccggGCAGGTGTgaaactgggttccatccttaacaccacatttaaaaaataaaaagcagggcatggggttgtggctcagaggtacagtgcttaCCTTGCAGTGTAAGACCCCTGAGTTAAACATTGTATCcttcaactttttttaaataaaaattttaaaaagcaggtttTTAATAGTTTGCCATACACACACTCTGGCCTCTTCCTAGCCTTTAGTTGCTCACTTTAGTGGGTACACAGGAGGGGAAACTGCCTAAAAGCAGTTTGGAGTCAGGTCATATTTCCAGGTGGCCTCTACCTGCTTTAGGAAGCTCAACCTACTGCCTGCCTATCCAGGTCAGGGCAGGCAGGAGAGGGTGCCACCAATCCTAACTGTAGCAACCAGGACTTTGAGGGCCTCCCAAGCAGGGACTGTTCCAAAGGAGTGATGATGGATCTTCCAACTTTTCCCTCCTGCTGGTTtttgctgggggtgggagggccaCATTCTAGCGTCTTTGGACAGCTGTTAACTGTcttaagcagcttagcaaggagCTGGCTCAGCACTCAGCTCATATCATAGTGTAAGGATGACCAGGCTCCAGGGCCCCTTCCTAACGAGGTCACACCCATCACCATACACTCAGATGCTTCCTGCCTCTCAAAGGTAAAGAGATTGGGCTTTACCAGTGCCTCTGGGTCAGGGAGCTGCAGGAAACACAGCCAGCATCCCAGCTTTGGCTGTGCTGATCCTCTTAGCACCAGTTTTCATGCCAAATGAGGGCACCCCACACCCTTGTGTGACTGATGACTCCCATCAGGGTGGCTG
This window encodes:
- the Rps19bp1 gene encoding active regulator of SIRT1 — its product is MSAALLRRGLELLAESEASRAAPSQAKPSGAQLKRARKAKASQAQKLRNSAKGKVPKSALAEYQKRECQNHLRTNLKFMTSKRSTVEESVTQQILRQNRGRKACDRPVAKTKKKKVAEGTVFTEEDFQKFQQEYFGS